A region of Rhizorhabdus wittichii RW1 DNA encodes the following proteins:
- a CDS encoding putative adenylate/guanylate cyclase (PFAM: adenylyl cyclase class-3/4/guanylyl cyclase; CHASE2 domain protein), which produces MAGSGEGVSLAARIRGFGPLLRKTLRQIGATRLVVTAIFLILGLAFARYSWNVMLAKDAERALFDVRLLLASPRVETDPRIAMVTFTEDTLRLTGRRSPLDRSMLAKGLLALDRMKPKAIGIDILVDQPTPEDQILIDAFRTMKTPTYLGFASHATNTTFMTLDQENFLRDFLRQTKPGNVHPTSIRLLADDDGVMRSWPNQPRELPPLMANSLTGGGEQFRSYQGSIRYRLPKFADRPVFDKFPIEIIANPDLIEAFRPQIEGRYIMIGGDIPDVDQFITPASRIQKGETTIGLEIHATLLAQMLDNIMPRKIPGWGLWLIALSVIALGALTAVSNMKIWKLGLLLLVQAGAIAAVPFIWQFHGIDTQGLPVFGWLIGWVFAYSAVGTAARGIGSEQRNFAQSALGKYLPGDIAKDIMKNPERLQLHGEKREIYALFSDLEGFTKLSHQIEPEMVAFLLNKYLDVLSETVLEHGGTIDKFVGDAIVAFWGAPISRPDDCERAVRCAVAMYEAGEQFRREAPEGVPPIGVTRVGVHFGEAIVGNFGGEGRIQYTALGDSMNTASRLEGANKYLKTKTLVSDTVVERSALSCFRPVGRIAVSGRSTPMEVFEPVFDFSETAVQQFTDIFRRYDAGDEGALAEFEKMATENPDDKALANLIERLREVGPGGYSALDK; this is translated from the coding sequence ATGGCGGGTAGCGGCGAAGGCGTGTCACTGGCGGCGCGTATCCGGGGTTTCGGTCCGCTCTTGCGCAAGACGCTGCGGCAGATCGGCGCGACCCGACTCGTCGTCACCGCGATCTTCCTGATCCTCGGCCTCGCCTTCGCCCGCTACAGCTGGAACGTGATGCTGGCGAAGGACGCCGAGCGCGCGCTGTTCGACGTGCGGCTGCTGCTCGCCAGCCCGCGGGTCGAGACCGATCCGCGCATCGCGATGGTGACCTTCACCGAGGACACGCTGCGCCTGACCGGCCGCCGCTCGCCGCTCGACCGCTCGATGCTGGCCAAGGGACTGCTCGCGCTCGACCGGATGAAGCCGAAGGCGATCGGCATCGATATCCTCGTCGATCAGCCGACGCCCGAGGACCAGATATTGATCGACGCCTTCCGGACGATGAAGACGCCGACCTATCTGGGCTTCGCGTCGCATGCGACCAACACGACCTTCATGACGCTCGACCAGGAGAATTTCCTCCGCGACTTCCTGCGGCAGACCAAACCCGGCAACGTCCACCCGACGAGCATCCGCCTGCTCGCCGACGACGACGGGGTGATGCGGAGCTGGCCGAACCAGCCGCGCGAGCTGCCGCCGCTGATGGCGAACTCGCTGACCGGCGGCGGCGAGCAGTTCCGGTCCTACCAGGGATCGATCCGCTACCGGCTGCCGAAGTTCGCCGACCGGCCGGTGTTCGACAAATTCCCGATCGAGATCATCGCCAATCCCGACCTGATCGAGGCGTTCCGCCCGCAGATCGAGGGGCGCTACATCATGATCGGCGGCGACATCCCCGACGTCGACCAGTTCATCACCCCCGCCTCGCGCATCCAGAAGGGCGAGACGACGATCGGGCTGGAGATCCACGCGACGCTGCTCGCGCAGATGCTCGACAACATCATGCCGCGCAAGATTCCGGGCTGGGGCCTGTGGCTGATCGCGCTCAGCGTGATCGCGCTCGGCGCGCTGACGGCGGTGTCGAACATGAAGATCTGGAAGCTCGGCCTGCTGCTGCTGGTCCAGGCGGGCGCGATCGCGGCGGTGCCGTTCATCTGGCAGTTCCACGGCATCGACACCCAGGGGCTGCCGGTGTTCGGCTGGCTGATCGGCTGGGTCTTCGCCTATTCGGCGGTCGGCACCGCGGCGCGGGGCATCGGATCGGAGCAGCGCAACTTCGCGCAGTCGGCGCTCGGCAAATATCTGCCCGGCGACATCGCCAAGGACATCATGAAGAATCCGGAGCGGCTCCAGCTCCACGGCGAGAAGCGCGAGATCTACGCGCTGTTCAGCGACCTGGAGGGCTTCACCAAGCTCAGCCACCAGATCGAGCCGGAGATGGTCGCCTTCCTGCTCAACAAATATCTCGACGTGCTGTCGGAGACGGTGCTCGAACATGGCGGCACGATCGACAAGTTCGTCGGCGACGCGATCGTCGCCTTCTGGGGCGCGCCGATCAGCCGCCCCGACGATTGCGAGCGCGCCGTCCGCTGCGCGGTGGCGATGTACGAGGCGGGCGAGCAGTTCCGCCGCGAGGCGCCCGAGGGCGTGCCGCCGATCGGCGTCACCCGCGTCGGCGTCCATTTCGGCGAGGCGATCGTCGGCAATTTCGGCGGCGAGGGCCGCATCCAGTACACCGCGCTCGGCGACTCGATGAACACCGCGTCGCGGCTCGAGGGCGCCAACAAATATCTCAAGACCAAGACGCTGGTCAGCGACACGGTGGTCGAGCGCTCGGCGCTGAGCTGTTTCCGGCCGGTCGGGCGGATCGCCGTGTCGGGCCGGTCGACCCCGATGGAAGTGTTCGAACCCGTCTTCGATTTTTCCGAAACCGCTGTGCAACAGTTCACAGACATCTTCCGTAGATATGATGCAGGAGATGAAGGTGCGTTGGCCGAGTTCGAAAAGATGGCCACAGAAAATCCTGATGATAAGGCGCTCGCCAATCTGATAGAGCGTCTTCGTGAGGTTGGACCGGGAGGTTATAGTGCTCTGGACAAATAA